The Montipora foliosa isolate CH-2021 chromosome 6, ASM3666993v2, whole genome shotgun sequence genome includes the window CTATTTACTATCTATGCCAGTAAGCTTTTTGAGGTTATTAAGAACTATCTACCACAATCGCACGCATACGCAGATTATACTCAGCTGTATCTTTCATTCAATCCTGACTTGGCTTGTTCGCAAAATGACGCAGTTGAAGCAATGGAGCAGTGCATACAGGCTATACGATCGTGGATGATCAAGGACAAACTACGCATGAATGATAGTAAGACGGAGTTCATGATTATAGGCACCAGAAAGCAACTGACTAAAGTGAACATTGATGGTCTTACCGTTGGTGAGAGCAGTATAGTTCCCGTAACTTCAGTTAGGAACTTAGGATCATGGTTTGACCAGAACCTGAGTATGATTCCACACATTAATAAGATATGTAAAGCTGCGttttttcatatttacaatATAAGGCGGATCAGAAAGTACCTCACCATCGATGCCGCACAAACGCTTGTCCACTCCATTGTTATTGGCCGCttagactattgtaatagtcttCTTTATAAAGTTCCCGCGATACACATAAGTAAGTTACAACGCATCCAAAATAGTGCTGCCCGGCTCGTATGTTCAACTCCGAGGTTTAATCATATTACACCcgtcttattttctttgcactGGCTACCCGTTACTTACCGTATCGAGTTCAAAATATTAGTTTTAACGTTTAAAGCAATTTATCAACTGGCGCCGTCCTATATCTGTAATCTGGTTCGATTAAAGGATAAATGTAAGTACCAGCTTCGTTCTTCTAAAGAACTACTTTTACAGTTgcccataaagaaaacaaagaaaactctggGAGACAGATCATTCCAAACAGCTGCCCCTGTATTGTGGAACAGCCTGCCTGCGAGTGTTAGAGACATCGATgactttttggttttcaaacgaactataaagacttatttatttaggaaGGCTTTTGCCTCTTATTGTTAGATAGACTacttttaaagttattaatttcaagtattcttaattatattttattgtaattattaggagtagttttagttgtaaggcgcatttgatcatattcagatgttaatttgcgcctaataagtaataaattattattattattattattattacgcaGGATGCCATTTCGGAGATTGATTTTTGGAGGCATAACGTCCACGCCTTGAATGGCAAAGTATATTGGGGGGTTAAGTCTCTTCCTGCCAAGATTACCTTTTCTGACGCTTCTGATTCGGCTTGTGGTGCGTTTGTTCAATTGCAACCGGGCGTTGAATTAGTGTCTCACCAAAACTGGTCGATCGCGGAGACCATGCGAAGTTCAACGTGGAGGGAACTTAAGGCGGTATGCTTCGCGTTAGAAGCTTTTGCAAGCCGGCTCTCGGGCTCTAAAGTCGTATGGTATTCTGACAACCAAAATGTTACTTCCATTCTTCTTAACGGCAGCCGGAAGGCCGACCTTCAATTGCTCGCCCTTAGAGCCTTCCGCATTTGTCTTCAGTGTCGTATATCTCTGGATCCTAAGTGGATCCCTAGGGACCTTAACTCTAGGGCAGATCTTATCAGTAGGCTTATTGACTTTGATGATTACGAGCTTAACTACGTCATTTTTCAGGGCTTAGACGAGCTCTGGGGCCCTCATACCGTGGATAGGTTCGCCTGCAACTACAATGCCAAGCTACCAAGATTTAACTCTAGGTTTTTCCAACCAGGTTCCGAGGCGGTTGACGCGTTTTGCCAGGACTGGAGATTTGATAACAATTGGTTGTGTCCCCCAGTTTGTCTCATCGCTAGGGTCATTCAGCATTTGGAGTTATGTCAGGCCAGAGGGACCCTAATAGCCCCCTTGTGGAAGTCATCTTTCTTTTGGAATTCCTGTTCTAAAGATGGAGTCCACTGGAGCAGCTTTGTCATCGACTGGATGTACCTCCCCAAGTTCCAGGAGCTgttcatcaaaggaaaagcgcgcaacTCCCTCTTTGGTTCCAGATTATTAGACTTCGACGTTGTAGCGCTTAGAATCGATTACAGTCGTCCCAGGCCCCCCTCATCCCTTAAAGGGTATTGTACACTGCCCCCCGGCAAATGTAGCTCGTGTTCTTAGGCCTCTACTCGCTTGTTGCTATTATAGTTTCCCCGGGTTCTCTCAATTACCGTTTTGTATAAGGTCTCGGCATTTTTGGTCCTTAGCCCGTCTTAGGTTCGCTATGTTGGTTTAGCGTCTTACCTGTCGTTCGTTTTAGCACTCGCGATTTAGAACTATTATAGACTCGCACGTATGTCTTGCCTGTGTTCTCTAATTACAATTGTTTAGAAACTGTTTTGTGCTCCTTTTGTGTCTCCTCAGATGTTTTTTGTTCCGGTTTCTGGCGAGATCAGGTGACGCCAGGAAATAGTTTCGTCCAGGGTCTCACGGACAGATTGAAAACCACGGTCCTATCCTCTAAGGCTTACAGCACTTCCTCCCAGTATCACCGTGCATTTCGCAAATGGAAGGAGTTCGCGGTCTGCAAGCTGAACGAAACTGGTTTTCCCGCTGACCCCTTGCACGTGGCTCTTTATCTACAGCATCTCTTAGAACAGGCCCAGTCTCCCAGCGTGATTGATTCCGCCTTTTACGGCATCAAATGGGCCCACGATATGGCTGGGGTTCCATCCCCAACTGACAATTCTGTAGTGGAGAATGTCAGGTCGGCAGCCAAGAGAATTCTTGGCACTGCTGCTGTCAACCGTAAAGAGCCTATTTCCTCAGACCTGATCCGTGAAATTGTCAGCCAGGCCAATCTAGACAATCCCGTCGATTTACGTAACATTACCATGTACGTTCTTTGTTTCACTGGTTTTTTCAGATTTGACGATATTTCTAGAGTTAGAAGAAGTGACATCGCTTTCCATGAAGGCTTCATGGTAATTCAAGTGCA containing:
- the LOC138008728 gene encoding uncharacterized protein, with the translated sequence MSITKDEVSDLITSNNQQMMDSFKALLQDTVAQIKRANEDAADLQMREIKKLKHSEPHKFKRKANEDQYKFNLKLGETLVNAKSAAQNSQLEKVKSELDEDVFCSGFWRDQVTPGNSFVQGLTDRLKTTVLSSKAYSTSSQYHRAFRKWKEFAVCKLNETGFPADPLHVALYLQHLLEQAQSPSVIDSAFYGIKWAHDMAGVPSPTDNSVVENVRSAAKRILGTAAVNRKEPISSDLIREIVSQANLDNPVDLRNITMYVLCFTGFFRFDDISRVRRSDIAFHEGFMVIQVQKSKND